A window of Eucalyptus grandis isolate ANBG69807.140 chromosome 4, ASM1654582v1, whole genome shotgun sequence genomic DNA:
ACTCCCTCAAAATCCACAGATATGGACTTCACTGGTGCTGATAAGAGAAAAAACGTCAGTGATATGTTATCATCAGCACTTCAGCTGAGAGATCCAGTCACTTTGGTTGCAAATAATGGTTTCACAGGTGTGGAGAAACAATGTAGCCCATCAAGGACTTCGTATTACCTTTCCACTCCCCCTAACTCGGTGAGTAGTGttagtgtcaaaagttggaGTCCAGAGTTGATTTTGAGGAAGTTGGCAATGACCTACGAGCATACTCCCTCCATCATCAGAAGGCGATGCTCAAAGAACTCAGGCGATGCTTCTTACTCCGGCTCTGCTAGCACACCAGCATTGATGTTATCAAATTCTCGAGAGAAGGAAGGTGGTAGTGTGGATTTTCTGCATGTGGAACGAGGTCTTCTCTTGAATCTTCATAATGCTAGAATTTCCACTGCTGCTAAATGTCTGGAGAGACGCCTAGAACATGCCTTTGACATGGAAATGGATACAGCCATTCTGTGAACGTGGGGGTTAATGCCAAAGCGCATTCCCTGGAGATAAGTGAGCAAATCAATGACATTTCATCAGTACTGAACATTTCTATCATGTCAATAAGCTCCAGGACGAGGCCTTGACAAGAAGATAGTTATTTCGCTGATAGTATCTTCATCTGCATCCATTTTGTAGCTTACTTTGCTCCATGAACTTTTTCGCTATTACTCTGATTCGTGGTGATGACAATGGCACAGACGTGTGTATAATGTGGCCATGTTACTTCAATTGAAACAAGTACATACAAAAAAGATTTTCCCTCTCTACTGCTATAACTTCGAGATTGCATGTAGAGAGGGAAAATCTTTGCTTCCACAGTTCTTTAGGCCCACTCTTTGGTATAATGACTTGGTTCCATGTTTTGTTTCctgtgaaatttatttttcttgatcgtCTGTCACGGTTTCCCTTGTTTTATGTTTGACGCACACCCAACTTCTACGTGGCCTCGGCAGGCTGACAAGCTCATGAGACGCTAACCATCGTTTGAATGTCTTGGACATGTTCTGTCTTGGACACCTTACTTGGCAGATCCAAGGCTGGACAAGCCTAGCCACAAATTCCTCGCAATGAAGGGTTTTGGGGTTTGGACATAGTTGTTTTAAAGTCTAGGGTTTCTCACACTAGACTCCTCAGGGCCGACACCATTCCCAGTGCGGTCCGGCATCGGGctataataatttttcaaggGCATAGCCCTTCTCAGCTGGCTTCCTCCATCGATCAAAACTAATGGCGATGGCTTCCTATTTCAAAGTGACATATAGTTAAGTAGCCTTAAGACTCTTGTTATGTACATCCGTCCctcaaaagaattataaaaaagaaggaaagagtgaCCATATAGACACTGTGGGATGGGCTCCCAGTACAGAGATTCTCCATCTGTATGCTGCAGGAACATGGGATATAAATCCAACACACCCAGTTGTCTCTTCTCAGCAGAGATTGTCAATCTACAGCTGTACCAAGTATTTGAAGCATGTCATCCTTTTCACACTTATTACCTAACCCCATGTGTGCGTGGGGTCCATCTTGTCCTCATGCCTTGTCCATAGTACGACTGTCGGCTCAATACCCGCCCTTGAAAAGCGGGAGTTCCTGGTGAAGCCTCTACCAAAGACGAGGAGGACATGAATTTTTCAGAGTTTCTTTTTGCACAGTTTCTTTCACTGCAAgggtatttttaagaatatgGTCACTTGCCCTCTGCTTCTAAGATGGAAGGAACTTGCAGGGGAATCAGGAGAATGATCAAGGGTGCTTTAGCCGACAAAATGATGGAAGTATCACGGGCAAAGACAAAGAATATAACTCTGCTGCCAACGGTCATCGTCGAACGTCACTTGCTTTGTCCTAAGATGCCCCACTGAGGAAGCTGTCCTCCTTGTCATCATTAATTCGGTGGTTAAGCCTTccaaaaaattttcctttgaacTCCATGGTACTTTGATTCGATGCCATCCCCTATTTGTGCACTTTGTGGTTTGCACATATTTTGGAGATTATTGGATATGTcgtgttttgaaaaaaaaaatgaaatatgttaTATAATTTATGCACGTAtgttaaataaatcaaaatttctcTCCTTCCTAAGAGTAACTTCTACGGTTTGAATTGAGTACTCCCAAAGctaacccttttcttttctactgAAAATTGAGAACCATCATCACTTTGAGGGGTCCCCATGGCATATTGTTGCCTAGATGATGCACAAATCTCTTGTGGGCAATTTGATGAATATACTTCTTGGCTTCTAAGGTTGATGCTCACTTTATTTCTTCTATTGCCTGACCCTTACTTGCAAAGTGGGCTTTTAAAACTTTTCCGTTGCTTTTCCTCTTGAATATGAAcgaaatttatttaaagataAATACGGGATATTTAGAAGTTataaaaatctaataaaaataacaatataaatCGAATATTTTGTTGGACAAAAGGTGACTGGATTTGTGTTTTAAATTGCAACGtctacaaatttcataaatcgGTATGTTTATGGTAATAATTATCCGGTAGACAGAGAACAATCCCATCAAATTAGTCAAGtaatccaaaagaagaaaaaaaattaccaagaaaTCGGATATCCTATTTCTTATATTCTTAAAAGGGAACCGATAACAGACCCTTTCATTGGATAATGATAAAACATCATCGTCAGCTACGCTCGTCCCATCGATGACTTCCAGCTCAGAAATTACCTTAAACGCGCCTCCTATCTTTGGGCCAAATCGCTCGATCTgttctcatttttttgttttgccgTACTTGCTTTTCCACGAGCGCAAGAAaggggggaagaagaaagaaaaggaaagagaaggcaTGATTAGGGGAAGAAACCGAAGATAGAAAAAGCGCGCGAATGGATTCATCCTCCAGCTGACTCGAGTCCAACGAGAAGGCTACAAAAAGCCGTAAGCTTGATGGGAATGgatcctccctctctctctctctctctctctctctctcgctgtgCGTGGCATGCGTTTTGTACTTATCCCCTACACGCGCAGGATTGGTTTTCCTTGATTTGCACAAACTCTCATCCCCTTCCCCTCCCGACTTTGCTTGCCAGCTTCCATAGAGGACACGCATTCCGCTGCCCTGTTTCCTGGTGCCTCCTCCCCTGCTTCGCTGAAGAGGAAAAGACCAAAACTTTAGCGAATCGACGAGATGGGTTCGCAGGAAAAGACCGTTCTTGTCACCGGCGGGGCTGGTTTCATCGGCACGCACACCGTGGTGCAGCTCCTGAATGATGGGTTCAGGGTCTCCATCATCGACAACTTCGACAACTCTGTCCCCGAGGCCGTCGACCGAGTGCGAGAGCTCGTGGGTCCCAAGCTCTCGGAGAGGCTTGAATTCCACTTGGTACTTAcgttttttttggatttttggttctGTTTCGAGGTTTGGTGAATTGGGTTGTTTGTTTATTCGTCTGTTGAGGAAGGAAAGTGTGGGGATTGGGTGGAATTTGTAGCTACTGGTGTCGCGTTTTGTGTTTCACCGAGGATCATGTTATCTGGAATTAGAACAGAGGTTAAAGAGGGTGAGTCGAAgtgaaagatgaaaacttttttcCTGACTGCCTATCAATGCTATGTGGGGTAAATTCTGTCTGTCTGTTCTATATACTTCATTGGGATTGGGGAATTAATTGGTGTAGATGTACATGAATGTACCATTCGTTCAGTTTAAGCTTATGAGGTCCGCAAGATGGTGGAGCGGATTTTATAGAACTCATATTGTTCCTACTCCTTTTGCTTGCTGATGATCTAGAGGTTATTGCAGGCTGATCTCAGAAATAAGCAGGATTTGGAGGATCTATTCTCTCAGACCAGGTATGCACACCGTCCTTGATCCTTGCTCTCATCTTTGTCCTTGTCCAATGGCCTCATTGGTCCTCTGTAAATTCAGGGTGATTAAACCCTTcctttattcttatttttcaatGAAGCAGCTTTGATGCTGTGATCCACTTTGCGGGGCTTAAAGCCGTTGGGGAAAGTGTAGCAAATCCTCGAAGATATTTTGACAACAATTTGATTGGGACCATAAATCTTTACGAGGTCATGGCAAAGTACAACTGTAAGAAGGTCTGTTTGGCTTCTTTAGCATGTGGATACTTGTTATCGTTGTTTCAGCTGCTTGCTTTGACATACGGAAATACAATCCCTATAATTAAATGAAGCAAATGAATTGCTGACTGTGCCTTAAAAGCCCTATGCAGAACAGAAGTGGCTGATTTAATGTGCTTTGATCCATGACTGTATATTCAATGGCATTTTACCCATCATCAAGAAAAGTTGGCCTCCATTAAACTTAGAAGGGCAATTCCACTTCTCATTTTATAAGATGCACTCTTGTTTCATGTCTTAATGATCTCATAAGGCGCATGCATAGACTAATCATTCTTATGTGATAGGATATGAAAGCTTTCATATACTGTGATAGGATATGAAACTTTAATATACTGTGTTAGGATATTTGTTAAAGAAGagctttgattaattttttttgtctttccctTATGTTATTTTTTGGTCCATGCCTTTAGCTGAGTTTGCTGACTTATATAGCATTTTCCAGTTTTTTACAATGAAGAAATCATTCTCTCCCCATTCTAGTGTTGCATTAGAAGGGAACAACTTTTTTATCTGCTATATCCTTTCCATGGCTCTCGTATAACAGTAATGTTTTTGGGTCATATAGATGGTTTTCTCATCATCTGCAACTGTGTATGGTCAACCTGAAAAGATACCTTGTGTTGAGGATTTTCAATTGATGGCCATGAATCCTTATGGGAGGACAAAGGTGTGCTCTTTTGGTTGGACTTTGTCCTTTTTGTGCGGGTATGATTTTGTTTTCTGCATGCTGAATACGGCTTCTATTTTTTTGACTCCTTTTGTGCACTTGCTTCTTGATAGCTTTTCCTTGAAGAAATTGCTCGGGACATTCAAAAGGCTGAACCTGAATGGAGAATTATATTGTTAAGATACTTCAACCCAGTTGGGGCTCATGAGAGTGGCAGACTAGGCGAAGACCCTAAGGGTATTCCAAACAATCTCATGCCTTACATCCAACAGGTGGCTGTTGGCAGACTGCCTGAACTTAATGTGTATGGTCATGATTATCCGACAAGGGATGGCACTGCAGTACGTGAACATCTCTTCT
This region includes:
- the LOC104441788 gene encoding bifunctional UDP-glucose 4-epimerase and UDP-xylose 4-epimerase 1 isoform X1 codes for the protein MGSQEKTVLVTGGAGFIGTHTVVQLLNDGFRVSIIDNFDNSVPEAVDRVRELVGPKLSERLEFHLADLRNKQDLEDLFSQTSSFDAVIHFAGLKAVGESVANPRRYFDNNLIGTINLYEVMAKYNCKKMVFSSSATVYGQPEKIPCVEDFQLMAMNPYGRTKLFLEEIARDIQKAEPEWRIILLRYFNPVGAHESGRLGEDPKGIPNNLMPYIQQVAVGRLPELNVYGHDYPTRDGTAIRDYIHVMDLADGHIAALKKLFATEDIGCTAYNLGTGCGTSVLEMVAAFEKASGKEIPIKLCPRRPGDATEVYASTEKAEKELGWKAKYGVEEMCRDQWNWGSNNPWGYLSEP
- the LOC104441788 gene encoding bifunctional UDP-glucose 4-epimerase and UDP-xylose 4-epimerase 1 isoform X2 is translated as MGSQEKTVLVTGGAGFIGTHTVVQLLNDGFRVSIIDNFDNSVPEAVDRVRELVGPKLSERLEFHLADLRNKQDLEDLFSQTSFDAVIHFAGLKAVGESVANPRRYFDNNLIGTINLYEVMAKYNCKKMVFSSSATVYGQPEKIPCVEDFQLMAMNPYGRTKLFLEEIARDIQKAEPEWRIILLRYFNPVGAHESGRLGEDPKGIPNNLMPYIQQVAVGRLPELNVYGHDYPTRDGTAIRDYIHVMDLADGHIAALKKLFATEDIGCTAYNLGTGCGTSVLEMVAAFEKASGKEIPIKLCPRRPGDATEVYASTEKAEKELGWKAKYGVEEMCRDQWNWGSNNPWGYLSEP